A stretch of the Teredinibacter haidensis genome encodes the following:
- the trpD gene encoding anthranilate phosphoribosyltransferase, which translates to MNIQQALSTVVSGSSLTQDEMTTVMKQVMTGEATPAQIGGFLVALRMKGESLDEITGAAMVMRELATKVDVNSENLVDTCGTGGDGANLFNVSTASAFVVAAAGGHVAKHGNRSVSSSTGSADVLEAAGVNLAIAPEQVARAIEQVGVGFMFAPAHHGAMKHAIGPRKELAMRTIFNMLGPMTNPAGVKNQVIGVFSRELCRPMAEVLARLGSEHVMIVHSEDGLDELSIAANSYVAELKAGVVSEYMINPADLNLAAANLDGLSVHSAEESLALIRGAFSGDASEHSRKAANIIALNAGAAIYVSGLANSLVDGVAMAEDALATGAAGEKLKELVEFTQAQA; encoded by the coding sequence ATGAATATTCAGCAAGCGCTGTCTACGGTTGTGTCGGGCTCGAGTCTGACGCAGGATGAAATGACGACCGTGATGAAGCAGGTAATGACCGGTGAAGCAACACCCGCGCAAATAGGTGGCTTTCTTGTTGCCCTGCGTATGAAAGGTGAATCCCTCGATGAAATTACTGGCGCCGCGATGGTTATGCGCGAGCTGGCAACCAAAGTGGACGTCAATTCAGAAAACCTTGTCGATACCTGTGGCACGGGTGGCGATGGCGCTAATCTATTCAATGTTTCAACCGCTTCCGCGTTCGTGGTGGCTGCCGCTGGTGGCCACGTAGCCAAACACGGTAACCGCTCTGTTTCCAGCTCAACCGGCAGCGCAGACGTTTTGGAGGCGGCGGGTGTTAACCTAGCAATCGCACCGGAGCAGGTCGCACGCGCTATCGAGCAGGTAGGCGTTGGTTTTATGTTTGCGCCAGCCCATCACGGGGCCATGAAGCATGCAATAGGGCCGCGTAAAGAGCTGGCCATGCGCACCATTTTCAATATGTTGGGGCCAATGACAAACCCTGCCGGTGTTAAAAATCAGGTTATAGGCGTTTTCAGCCGCGAACTCTGTCGGCCCATGGCCGAAGTGCTGGCGCGATTGGGCAGCGAGCACGTAATGATCGTCCACTCGGAAGATGGTCTGGATGAGTTATCGATCGCCGCAAATAGCTATGTCGCCGAGCTAAAAGCGGGGGTTGTCAGCGAATACATGATTAACCCCGCAGATCTGAATCTGGCTGCGGCCAACCTTGATGGCTTGTCGGTCCACAGTGCAGAAGAGTCGCTGGCCTTGATCCGGGGCGCGTTCTCGGGTGATGCCAGTGAGCACTCCCGCAAGGCGGCCAATATTATTGCGCTAAATGCCGGAGCCGCCATTTACGTTTCCGGGCTAGCGAACTCGTTGGTCGATGGCGTTGCAATGGCCGAAGATGCCTTGGCGACCGGTGCCGCCGGGGAAAAGCTAAAAGAACTCGTTGAATTTACTCAAGCGCAAGCATAG
- a CDS encoding aminodeoxychorismate/anthranilate synthase component II — MLLMIDNYDSFTYNVVQYLGELKADVVVVRNDELTLEQIIQKDPAKIVVSPGPCTPNEAGVSVEVIRHFAGKVPLFGICLGHQSIGQAFGGNIVRAREVMHGKLSSIHHKGVGVFTGLPNPYTATRYHSLVIDQATLPDCLEVTAWTETEDGQVDEIMGVRHKTLAVEGVQFHPESILSEHGHSMLQNFLDTP, encoded by the coding sequence ATGTTGTTAATGATCGATAACTATGACTCCTTTACGTACAACGTTGTGCAGTATTTGGGAGAGCTGAAAGCCGATGTTGTTGTCGTGCGTAATGATGAGTTGACGCTAGAGCAAATCATCCAAAAAGACCCCGCCAAGATTGTCGTCTCCCCGGGGCCGTGTACCCCGAACGAGGCCGGAGTGTCCGTAGAGGTTATTCGGCACTTCGCAGGTAAAGTACCCTTGTTTGGTATTTGTCTGGGGCATCAGAGTATTGGCCAAGCGTTCGGTGGCAATATCGTGCGAGCCAGAGAGGTTATGCATGGCAAGCTGTCTAGTATTCACCATAAAGGGGTAGGTGTGTTTACCGGCCTTCCTAATCCCTATACGGCAACACGCTACCATTCTCTGGTCATTGACCAAGCAACACTTCCCGATTGTTTGGAGGTTACCGCCTGGACGGAAACAGAAGATGGTCAGGTTGATGAAATTATGGGGGTGCGCCACAAAACGTTGGCGGTAGAAGGGGTGCAATTCCACCCAGAATCCATTCTTAGCGAGCATGGGCATTCCATGCTGCAAAATTTCCTTGATACGCCTTAG
- the prsR gene encoding PEP-CTERM-box response regulator transcription factor translates to MNKPEAKQKLLIIEDDLGLQSQLRWHFDQYEVICAADRKDAIAAVRLHEPPIILQDLGLPPDDEGVDEGFRCIREISNLSPSAKIIVMTGNADYENAVRAVAMGAYDFYQKPVNPETLDLILQRAYHIHNLEKQNRRLQESMLAPLDGVIACDPAMLKICRTVEKLAPSDVTCTLTGESGTGKEVLAKALHKLSPRCEKRMVAINCAAVPENLMESELFGYEKGAFTGANKRTIGKVETAHEGTLFLDEIGDMPLSLQAKLLRFLQERVIERVGGREEIPVDVRVVCATNKNLQKMVAESTFREDLYYRICEMEIQIPPLRDRQGDKLLLARHFLHTYVKQMNAAITGFSSEATETIEAYQWPGNIREMENRVKRSVVMSEEKQISSEDLGLVSDESLSLNLREVRYNAERAAILRALTMSEHNISATAKLLGITRPTLYDLMKKYNIQVN, encoded by the coding sequence ATGAATAAACCAGAAGCAAAGCAAAAATTATTAATTATCGAGGACGACCTGGGATTGCAAAGCCAGTTGCGCTGGCATTTTGATCAATACGAAGTGATTTGTGCAGCAGATAGAAAAGATGCCATTGCGGCTGTTCGCTTACATGAACCACCGATTATTTTACAAGATCTGGGCTTACCACCCGACGACGAAGGCGTAGACGAAGGATTTCGCTGCATCCGCGAAATTTCTAACCTTTCCCCGTCTGCAAAAATTATCGTGATGACCGGTAATGCCGACTATGAAAATGCCGTACGCGCTGTTGCTATGGGTGCTTACGACTTTTATCAAAAACCGGTAAATCCAGAAACATTGGATCTGATTCTTCAGCGCGCTTACCACATCCATAATCTGGAAAAGCAAAATCGTCGGCTACAGGAATCCATGCTCGCGCCTTTAGACGGCGTTATCGCCTGCGATCCCGCCATGCTAAAAATCTGTCGCACAGTCGAAAAGCTCGCACCTTCCGATGTTACCTGCACACTCACCGGCGAAAGTGGCACAGGTAAAGAAGTACTTGCCAAAGCACTGCACAAACTCAGCCCTCGCTGTGAAAAACGCATGGTCGCTATTAACTGTGCAGCGGTACCCGAAAACCTGATGGAAAGCGAACTTTTCGGCTACGAGAAGGGTGCCTTTACAGGCGCTAACAAACGCACCATTGGCAAGGTCGAAACCGCCCACGAGGGTACGCTGTTTCTGGATGAAATTGGAGATATGCCCTTATCTCTTCAAGCCAAGTTGCTGCGCTTTTTGCAGGAGCGCGTCATTGAACGTGTTGGCGGACGCGAAGAAATTCCTGTCGATGTTCGCGTTGTATGCGCCACGAATAAAAATTTACAAAAGATGGTGGCTGAGAGTACATTTCGAGAAGATCTCTACTACCGTATTTGCGAAATGGAAATACAGATTCCACCTCTGCGAGACCGTCAGGGTGACAAACTACTTCTCGCACGCCACTTTCTCCATACTTATGTCAAACAGATGAACGCAGCCATTACCGGTTTTTCATCTGAAGCGACCGAGACCATAGAGGCCTATCAATGGCCCGGTAATATCCGAGAAATGGAGAATAGGGTAAAACGCTCCGTTGTTATGTCTGAGGAAAAACAAATTTCATCGGAAGACCTGGGCCTGGTATCTGACGAAAGCCTCAGCTTGAATTTGCGAGAGGTGCGCTACAACGCCGAACGAGCCGCGATTCTGCGAGCTTTAACCATGTCGGAACACAATATTTCCGCCACGGCCAAACTACTCGGCATTACACGCCCAACGCTCTATGACCTGATGAAGAAATATAATATCCAGGTAAACTGA
- the crp gene encoding cAMP-activated global transcriptional regulator CRP, which produces MVAVSLTPHINNVDDFLAHCHRRRYPAKSTLIYAGDKSDSLYYIIKGSVTVLIEDEEGREMIVAYLNDGDFFGEMGLFDAQDNRSAWVRAKTECEIAEISYSKFQEISDAHPEFLFALGTQMARRLRNTTRKVGDLAFLDVTGRVARTLLDLCKEPDAMTHPDGMQIKITRQEIGRIVGCSREMVGRVLKTLEDQGLVSVKGKTMVVFGTR; this is translated from the coding sequence TTGGTTGCTGTATCACTAACACCTCACATTAATAATGTGGATGATTTTCTCGCTCACTGCCATAGACGCCGGTACCCAGCAAAAAGCACGCTTATATATGCTGGCGATAAAAGTGATTCTTTATATTACATAATCAAAGGGTCCGTTACCGTTCTTATTGAGGACGAAGAAGGCCGTGAAATGATTGTTGCCTATCTAAACGATGGCGACTTTTTCGGCGAGATGGGCTTGTTTGACGCACAAGACAATCGTAGCGCCTGGGTGAGAGCAAAAACCGAGTGTGAAATTGCAGAAATTTCCTACTCCAAATTCCAGGAAATTTCTGATGCTCACCCCGAGTTTTTGTTTGCTCTGGGCACCCAAATGGCTCGCCGCTTGCGCAACACCACGCGTAAAGTTGGGGACCTGGCATTTTTGGATGTTACCGGTCGCGTTGCCCGCACGCTGTTAGACCTGTGCAAAGAGCCCGACGCCATGACCCACCCGGATGGCATGCAGATCAAAATTACTCGACAGGAAATCGGCCGCATTGTGGGCTGCTCCCGTGAAATGGTTGGTCGCGTACTGAAAACCCTGGAAGATCAGGGCCTGGTTTCGGTTAAAGGTAAAACGATGGTGGTGTTCGGAACACGCTAG
- the prsK gene encoding XrtA/PEP-CTERM system histidine kinase PrsK, with protein MEFSNVTQTAFASAALLFLILALTLTAKHQQTRLHWSLPVAAFIHFLWLSSIPLLQQITTLGSEHILCIETFHYAVWLFALVKNTEAFCSSSLPKLYKYTVYGGTIATLTAALYMANTSPSIAALEKFIIWQGIIFSIGGLLGVEQLYRNVINYRLVKLLSLNLAIIFIFDAYLFSQSLVFLQLNADLWQARAAVSMATSIFMIIGVMALNMPTMQSAKITFSRPVIFYTTSLTIVGALLTVLAAGGYYVDLYGGSWGTVIYTLLLVCGLLTVGAVFSSRSVREKMKVLINKHLFSHKYDYRAEWLKLINQLSQPTGPDEIHSRAITVVADLFKSNGGALWLKRGKVLVPVQQVHVAMDISDMIEPNSSEFCSILAQEWVFSPNSPHPALAQHNDALPEWADEIYDIWMIMPLLNESSLVGFICLTAPHTSTTLNWEDLDLVKTVGRQIASYLERHEQSELLAESRQFDAFNKLSAYVMHDLKNLIAQQSLVVKNAEKHKDNPAFVEDAINTINNSVMRMNNLLRKLQHNEPEDVTVLSIKHVLVESVKRCQKSSPAPTLRSVDPEWKVKADLDSLVMVFTHIIQNAQDATGEEGFIDISTELDGNIAYVHIEDNGSGMEPEFIQSRLFKPFETTKTGKGMGIGMYQAKEYAQSLGGNIAVESSPGEGTTFIITLPLL; from the coding sequence ATGGAATTTAGCAACGTAACGCAAACAGCTTTCGCCAGTGCAGCACTACTATTCCTCATTCTGGCGCTTACCCTAACCGCAAAACACCAACAAACTCGCCTTCACTGGTCTTTACCGGTAGCCGCATTTATCCACTTTCTATGGCTGAGTTCAATCCCGCTACTCCAGCAAATAACCACGCTTGGCTCAGAGCATATCCTCTGTATAGAAACTTTTCATTACGCCGTGTGGCTATTTGCCTTGGTAAAGAACACTGAGGCGTTCTGCTCAAGCTCGCTGCCAAAACTCTATAAATACACCGTCTACGGTGGGACCATTGCAACGCTTACCGCCGCGCTCTATATGGCCAACACGTCTCCTTCGATCGCAGCGCTTGAGAAATTTATTATTTGGCAGGGCATTATATTTTCCATCGGTGGTTTGCTGGGCGTTGAACAGTTGTATCGCAATGTTATCAATTACCGATTAGTTAAATTACTCAGTCTAAACCTCGCCATTATTTTTATTTTCGATGCTTACCTATTTTCCCAAAGCCTTGTTTTCCTGCAGCTAAATGCTGATTTATGGCAAGCGCGCGCGGCAGTGAGCATGGCAACGAGTATTTTTATGATTATCGGCGTGATGGCTCTGAATATGCCGACGATGCAATCGGCAAAAATCACGTTTTCCCGACCTGTTATTTTCTACACCACTTCGCTTACCATTGTCGGGGCCCTACTGACAGTACTGGCTGCAGGTGGTTATTACGTTGACCTGTACGGTGGAAGCTGGGGCACCGTTATCTACACCCTTCTTCTCGTATGCGGATTGTTAACCGTAGGGGCCGTTTTCTCTTCCCGCTCCGTGCGGGAAAAAATGAAGGTTTTAATCAACAAACACTTATTCAGCCATAAATATGATTACCGGGCCGAATGGTTAAAATTGATCAACCAGTTATCACAACCGACGGGGCCGGATGAGATCCATTCGCGTGCCATCACAGTCGTGGCAGATTTATTTAAAAGCAATGGCGGTGCTCTCTGGTTAAAGCGCGGGAAAGTGCTTGTGCCGGTACAGCAGGTGCACGTCGCTATGGATATATCCGATATGATCGAGCCGAATTCGAGTGAATTTTGCTCGATCCTGGCCCAGGAGTGGGTTTTTTCACCCAACTCTCCACATCCGGCATTAGCCCAGCACAATGACGCACTGCCTGAATGGGCAGACGAAATCTATGATATTTGGATGATAATGCCGCTGCTCAACGAAAGCAGCTTGGTTGGTTTTATCTGCCTCACAGCTCCACATACCAGTACAACGCTCAACTGGGAAGATCTCGACCTGGTAAAAACGGTTGGTCGGCAAATTGCCAGTTACCTGGAACGCCATGAGCAGTCGGAACTGTTGGCTGAATCTCGACAGTTTGATGCCTTTAACAAGCTTTCAGCTTACGTAATGCACGATTTAAAGAATCTAATCGCACAGCAATCGCTGGTTGTGAAAAATGCAGAAAAACACAAAGATAACCCCGCCTTTGTGGAGGATGCCATTAATACCATTAACAATTCTGTTATGCGTATGAATAACCTACTGCGTAAGCTTCAGCATAATGAGCCTGAAGATGTCACCGTACTCTCTATCAAGCATGTTTTAGTCGAATCGGTTAAACGCTGCCAAAAATCAAGTCCCGCGCCAACATTACGCTCGGTTGATCCCGAATGGAAAGTTAAAGCAGACCTGGACAGCCTGGTTATGGTTTTTACCCATATCATTCAAAACGCTCAGGATGCGACAGGCGAGGAAGGCTTTATTGATATTTCTACAGAGCTCGACGGCAATATTGCTTATGTCCATATTGAAGACAATGGCTCGGGTATGGAGCCGGAATTTATCCAGTCGCGCCTGTTCAAACCGTTTGAAACCACCAAAACGGGCAAGGGGATGGGTATAGGAATGTACCAAGCCAAGGAGTATGCTCAAAGTCTTGGCGGAAATATTGCGGTAGAAAGTTCACCCGGCGAAGGAACTACCTTTATAATCACCCTCCCCCTTCTGTAA
- the coq7 gene encoding 2-polyprenyl-3-methyl-6-methoxy-1,4-benzoquinone monooxygenase: protein MAGRSLSLLDSLICGADRALRTLTSGTQTLTRVSPKPASDELSEALTDSERKHAAGLMRVNHAGEVCAQALYQGQALTAKLPEVRAEMEQAANEEIDHLAWCEERIVDLGSHTSFFNPVWYSLSFGIGATAGLISDKISLGFVAATEDQVCKHLEKHLQDLPPNDRESRAIVEQMLVDEAKHAHAALDAGGVRFPGPIKGVMTLISKTMTETSYRL, encoded by the coding sequence ATGGCTGGCCGTTCCCTCTCTTTATTGGATTCACTTATCTGTGGTGCCGATCGCGCCCTGCGTACGCTCACGTCGGGAACACAAACGCTTACCCGGGTATCGCCCAAACCCGCCAGCGATGAATTGAGCGAGGCGCTGACCGACAGTGAACGAAAGCACGCTGCCGGGTTGATGCGCGTGAATCACGCGGGGGAGGTTTGTGCTCAGGCCTTGTATCAGGGCCAGGCGCTAACGGCAAAGCTACCGGAAGTACGCGCTGAAATGGAGCAGGCGGCAAACGAGGAGATTGACCATTTGGCGTGGTGCGAGGAGAGGATTGTCGATTTGGGCAGCCATACCAGCTTTTTTAACCCGGTTTGGTACAGCCTATCCTTTGGTATTGGTGCTACGGCGGGTTTGATTAGCGATAAGATCAGCCTGGGTTTTGTGGCTGCAACAGAGGATCAGGTGTGTAAGCATTTGGAAAAGCACCTTCAGGATCTGCCCCCTAACGACCGGGAATCCCGTGCAATTGTCGAGCAAATGCTGGTGGACGAAGCCAAGCATGCACACGCGGCGCTGGACGCTGGCGGCGTGCGTTTTCCCGGGCCAATTAAGGGCGTAATGACGCTGATATCTAAAACGATGACAGAAACGAGTTATCGCCTTTAA
- a CDS encoding CpsD/CapB family tyrosine-protein kinase yields the protein MESNIANLSGVAGHNDEAHSSPDGHIDSMSEIHRFSKTELDQFKILYQGTANTQLLKVFRDLRTRVYSKAQGNNFICMMTSVVPDGGCSYVTKNLAAAIALDKTRTSLVVDANFYDPSMDNMIVTDSEVGLTDYLDSGSLGIESIVYASGIPRVRVIPVGGNTEGATERLSSRRMQVFLKELKTRYSDRYILLDAPSVSEYSAEARIMAALCDFVILVVPYGKVTESQVKAAIEAIGENRLAGLVFNYL from the coding sequence TTGGAGTCGAATATAGCGAATCTCAGTGGAGTAGCCGGACATAATGATGAGGCCCATAGTTCACCTGATGGCCACATCGATAGTATGTCCGAGATTCATCGCTTCAGTAAAACTGAGCTGGACCAGTTCAAAATACTGTACCAGGGAACGGCCAATACCCAGCTTTTGAAGGTCTTCCGGGATTTACGTACCCGTGTTTACAGTAAGGCTCAGGGGAACAATTTTATTTGTATGATGACCTCCGTTGTACCCGACGGAGGTTGCTCTTACGTCACCAAGAATTTGGCGGCGGCAATTGCCCTGGATAAAACCCGTACTTCTTTGGTTGTAGATGCCAATTTCTACGACCCTTCGATGGACAATATGATTGTTACCGACTCTGAAGTAGGGCTAACCGATTACCTCGATAGCGGTTCGTTGGGGATCGAATCTATTGTCTATGCCTCTGGCATTCCTCGTGTTCGGGTAATTCCCGTTGGTGGTAATACTGAGGGCGCGACGGAGCGTTTGTCTTCGCGACGAATGCAGGTGTTTTTGAAAGAATTAAAGACGCGCTATTCCGATCGCTATATTTTGCTGGACGCACCTTCTGTTAGTGAGTATTCAGCCGAAGCACGTATTATGGCGGCCCTGTGTGATTTTGTAATCCTGGTTGTGCCGTACGGCAAAGTAACTGAATCTCAGGTGAAGGCTGCGATTGAAGCCATTGGTGAAAACCGTCTGGCAGGCTTGGTATTCAACTATTTGTAG
- a CDS encoding DUF1631 domain-containing protein, whose protein sequence is MAPRKDRPEHLELVGKKFEGPTHPPKLLEHIRNHSSESVLRLLEHMFSATDDLFYDLSKRATNNNEQNLYFESMREVRIKKRGVIAMFAQELRDSFSTLITQSPRSPNPAYEDASNLAIVEGDQLETELALTNMSSRTREAYKQEVYELTIRLDHLLLQIPVNEDNNPIDPQQISSAFINACDKQLEINIKARLILFKLFEKHVLKQLGPLYADANQVLLDAGILPKVPRHLNKKDSHDFPHRSAEKTEQTDGAPAQEAQYQTTLNFQLDLNALGALMAGARSHTHVSYNGDKAARLAGPYTYYLYSSNPGPIMASPQLSTLLTKSQPLVDRQLSSVQPRNIISNVINQLLAKRDPEVPQALEQPDEDIINLIAMFFDNVLSDNNLPIAVQSLICRLQIPILKIALRDRSFLTNEEHPARRLINVITRAGLSFDESKPLERDPLYRKIADGVQTINRSYKADGMVFEEFLYELEKEIAKEKRKSELVERRTTEAEVGKTKIRLARTTAQTSLYNKLRSAQLPETVSNFLTNTWLQVLVITYLKNGSDSAEWVEAESLVSDVIWLCQPHSDERSIARKKRLQPEVLQRIEHGMEAAIDNPETRAAKVTAIEEILISLAEPDSPHVEYSELSLEQKNALGKGDSEQKPWEEMTALERQQSRYEQLSNRYFLEAKEIPDGSWLEYFDEKANKKVRCKLSSKLDAESYVFVNRFGFKVLEKSRRQLAYDMQFEKARVLDARPMFERLMDKVVSHLQQAA, encoded by the coding sequence ATGGCACCAAGGAAAGATCGACCGGAGCATCTAGAGCTGGTGGGCAAGAAATTTGAAGGGCCAACCCACCCGCCAAAGCTGTTGGAGCATATTCGCAATCACTCCAGCGAAAGTGTTCTGCGCCTTCTAGAGCATATGTTCTCTGCAACAGACGATCTTTTTTACGATCTTTCCAAACGCGCCACCAACAACAACGAACAAAATTTGTATTTCGAGTCAATGCGAGAAGTACGCATCAAAAAACGTGGTGTTATCGCCATGTTTGCCCAGGAGCTCCGCGACAGCTTTTCAACTCTGATAACACAAAGCCCCAGATCACCTAACCCAGCATATGAAGATGCCAGCAATCTGGCAATTGTTGAAGGTGACCAGCTGGAAACAGAGCTGGCGTTAACGAATATGTCGAGCCGCACCCGCGAAGCGTATAAACAGGAAGTTTACGAGCTCACGATTCGGTTGGATCACCTGCTGCTGCAAATACCCGTCAACGAAGACAACAACCCCATAGATCCGCAGCAAATCTCTAGTGCATTTATAAATGCCTGCGATAAGCAGCTGGAAATCAATATTAAGGCGCGGTTAATTCTGTTTAAATTATTTGAAAAGCACGTACTTAAGCAGCTCGGCCCCCTTTACGCAGACGCCAACCAAGTGCTACTTGATGCAGGTATTCTACCCAAGGTTCCCCGCCATCTTAATAAAAAGGACTCTCATGATTTCCCCCATAGGAGCGCAGAAAAAACAGAGCAAACAGACGGTGCACCCGCTCAAGAGGCGCAGTATCAGACCACGCTGAACTTCCAGCTGGATTTGAACGCGCTTGGAGCCCTGATGGCTGGCGCCAGATCGCATACCCATGTGTCCTACAACGGTGACAAAGCCGCTCGCCTTGCCGGGCCTTATACCTACTACCTGTATTCAAGCAACCCTGGGCCAATCATGGCCTCCCCGCAGCTGTCCACGCTACTGACCAAATCCCAACCTCTGGTTGATCGTCAGTTATCGTCGGTTCAGCCTCGCAATATTATCTCCAACGTGATCAACCAACTGCTAGCCAAACGCGACCCGGAAGTTCCCCAGGCACTGGAACAGCCCGATGAAGACATTATCAATCTTATTGCTATGTTTTTTGATAATGTTCTGTCTGATAACAACTTACCCATAGCGGTGCAATCACTCATCTGCCGCTTGCAAATACCCATTCTTAAAATTGCTTTAAGAGATAGAAGCTTTCTCACAAATGAAGAACATCCTGCTCGTCGCTTAATCAACGTGATTACGCGCGCAGGGTTGAGCTTTGATGAAAGCAAACCCCTGGAGCGTGACCCCCTCTATCGAAAGATTGCCGATGGCGTACAGACAATCAACCGTTCGTATAAAGCCGATGGAATGGTATTTGAAGAATTTTTGTACGAGCTTGAAAAAGAGATTGCCAAAGAGAAACGTAAATCTGAGCTGGTAGAGCGGCGTACAACAGAGGCCGAAGTTGGCAAAACTAAAATTCGTCTGGCGCGAACCACTGCTCAAACCTCTCTGTACAATAAGCTGAGAAGCGCTCAACTACCTGAAACCGTCAGTAATTTCCTAACCAACACCTGGCTGCAGGTATTGGTTATTACCTACCTGAAAAACGGTTCAGACAGTGCCGAATGGGTGGAGGCTGAAAGCCTGGTTAGCGATGTTATCTGGTTGTGCCAACCCCATTCCGATGAGCGCTCGATTGCACGTAAGAAACGCTTGCAACCGGAAGTGTTACAGCGAATTGAACACGGGATGGAGGCCGCCATTGATAACCCCGAAACGCGCGCAGCCAAAGTAACGGCCATAGAAGAAATACTGATATCGCTGGCTGAGCCCGATTCACCTCATGTTGAGTATTCAGAACTGAGCCTGGAGCAAAAGAACGCGCTTGGCAAAGGCGACTCCGAGCAGAAGCCCTGGGAAGAGATGACCGCATTGGAGCGGCAGCAATCCCGCTATGAACAACTCTCTAATCGCTACTTTCTCGAGGCCAAGGAGATACCCGATGGATCTTGGCTAGAGTATTTCGATGAAAAAGCGAATAAGAAAGTCCGCTGTAAATTAAGCAGTAAGCTGGACGCCGAAAGCTATGTTTTCGTTAATCGTTTCGGTTTCAAAGTGCTGGAAAAATCTCGCCGGCAGCTCGCCTACGATATGCAGTTCGAAAAGGCTCGCGTTCTCGATGCCCGCCCCATGTTTGAGCGACTGATGGACAAGGTTGTTTCGCATTTACAGCAGGCAGCATAG
- the trpC gene encoding indole-3-glycerol phosphate synthase TrpC produces MSETPTILKKIIARKHEEVLERKTTTTLQQLEEKAAAQPAARGFVAAMERKLAAGEPAVIAEIKKASPSKGVIREDFDPVAIAQSYQQGGAACLSVLTDIDYFQGADEYLKQARAAVELPVIRKDFIVDPYQVTEARAIGADCILLIVAALAKQQLHDLNTQAQELGLDVLVEVHDRAELELALALPNKLVGINNRNLHTFDVSLNTTFDLLADIPSEKIVVTESGILVANDIAVMRERGVNAFLVGESFMRAEEPGEKLRKLFF; encoded by the coding sequence GTGTCCGAAACTCCCACAATTTTAAAGAAGATCATTGCTCGCAAACACGAAGAGGTTCTCGAGCGTAAAACCACTACCACCCTACAGCAGCTTGAAGAAAAAGCCGCAGCGCAGCCAGCAGCCCGCGGTTTTGTGGCAGCAATGGAGCGCAAACTGGCAGCAGGCGAACCGGCCGTAATTGCCGAAATTAAAAAAGCCTCGCCCAGCAAAGGCGTTATACGTGAAGATTTCGACCCAGTCGCAATCGCGCAAAGCTACCAGCAGGGGGGCGCGGCGTGCCTGTCGGTACTCACCGACATAGATTATTTTCAGGGTGCAGATGAATACTTAAAGCAAGCGCGCGCGGCAGTAGAGCTTCCCGTTATTCGCAAAGACTTCATTGTCGACCCTTATCAGGTAACAGAAGCTCGTGCGATAGGGGCAGACTGCATACTGTTGATCGTGGCGGCGCTAGCAAAACAGCAATTACACGACTTGAATACTCAAGCCCAGGAACTGGGTTTGGACGTACTTGTGGAAGTGCATGACCGGGCAGAACTTGAGCTTGCGCTGGCGTTACCGAACAAGCTAGTCGGCATTAATAATCGCAACCTGCATACGTTTGACGTAAGCCTGAACACCACTTTTGATCTTTTGGCAGATATCCCGAGTGAAAAAATCGTAGTAACAGAAAGCGGGATATTAGTGGCAAACGATATCGCCGTCATGCGTGAGCGTGGCGTGAATGCGTTTCTGGTCGGTGAATCCTTTATGCGAGCAGAAGAGCCCGGCGAAAAACTGAGAAAGCTGTTCTTTTAG
- a CDS encoding OsmC family protein, whose amino-acid sequence MQAKVKWVDGAQFLAESGSGHSVVMDGPADHGGRNTGVRPMEMLLMGLGGCASFDVISILKKTRQKVTACRVELEAERADAVPAVFTKIHLTFIVEGAALKEAQVKRAVELSAEKYCSASIMLEAAGVEISHSYELVEQ is encoded by the coding sequence ATGCAGGCAAAAGTAAAGTGGGTGGATGGCGCCCAGTTTTTAGCAGAATCGGGAAGTGGTCACAGTGTTGTAATGGATGGACCTGCCGATCATGGTGGGCGTAATACCGGTGTTCGTCCAATGGAAATGTTATTAATGGGTTTGGGCGGCTGCGCTTCTTTCGATGTAATCAGTATATTGAAGAAAACCCGGCAAAAAGTCACAGCCTGCAGAGTAGAGCTGGAGGCCGAGCGCGCCGATGCCGTACCAGCGGTTTTTACAAAGATCCACCTTACCTTTATTGTTGAAGGTGCAGCTCTGAAAGAAGCCCAGGTTAAGCGAGCGGTAGAATTGTCTGCAGAAAAATACTGCTCTGCCTCCATAATGCTAGAAGCGGCGGGCGTTGAAATTAGCCACAGCTACGAGCTGGTAGAGCAATAA